From the genome of Agromyces badenianii:
GCTGCCGAGGCGTACACGAGGCACGCGGCGGCCATCAGCCACGCGGCGATGCCCGAGACGCGGGCGGCGGCGCGCAGGTCGTGCGTGCCGCGCGAGAGCGGCACCTGGAAGATCACCACGATCACGGTGTTGAGGATGAGGAGCGCCGCGACGACGGCTTCGGGGGCGGCGGTCTCGCGCGCGATCCAGAGCGGCACCCCGAGCTCAGCGACGCCGAACTGCATGCCGAACACGGCGCTGAGGGCGGTGAGCACGAGGTAGCGCGGGTCGCGCCAGGGCGAGTGCCGGCGCCATGCGCGCCGTTCGGCGACGGCGGCTTCCGCGCTCGCCGCGGCGTCGACGGAGCCGGTCGCCGTCGTCACGGGGGCTGCAGCCGTGCGCGACTGGGCGTCGACCCGGGATGGAAGGCGCACGAGCTGGATGAGTCCGAGCAGGTAGAGCGCACCGGCCCCGGCGATGAGCGTGCGATACGCCTCCGCCGTGCCGAGGGCCAGGGCGAGCGCGCCGAGCCCCGAGCCCGCGGCGATGGCCACGTTCGTGACGGCGCGGAGCACGGCACGGGCGTGCACGCGTCCCTCGCCCTCGAAGCCGCGGGCGATGATCGCCGACCGGGTCGAGTTCGCGGCCTGCTCGAAGAAGCCGCAGACGACGGCGATCACGAGGGCGGTGACGAAGTCGCCGGCGAAGACGTA
Proteins encoded in this window:
- a CDS encoding MFS transporter → MSPPSPTTPDTGTVPTIAPETPGTPSLFARLAASVSDPVLRILVGATLISRVGRGIFLTVTVLYFTFIVGLAPHEVAIVLAAASAAGVVASLAGGWLADRFSAKRLLIVFTAIEGVALITYVFAGDFVTALVIAVVCGFFEQAANSTRSAIIARGFEGEGRVHARAVLRAVTNVAIAAGSGLGALALALGTAEAYRTLIAGAGALYLLGLIQLVRLPSRVDAQSRTAAAPVTTATGSVDAAASAEAAVAERRAWRRHSPWRDPRYLVLTALSAVFGMQFGVAELGVPLWIARETAAPEAVVAALLILNTVIVVIFQVPLSRGTHDLRAAARVSGIAAWLMAAACLVYASAAGLPVGFAIAVLVVAAITHAFAEVLSQAGGWGLSFELADPARAGSYQGVFGMGYTVGALAAPLVVNATAISHGFSGWVALAAIFLASGLGIRWLARRAARTAEAASA